The Mycolicibacterium aichiense region GGCCGCAACCCGGCGGCCCTGCTCCCGCCCGGCCAATGCCGACGGGACCCGGCAGCGCGGGTCCAGCGGATTGGGACCGAAGGCGCTCAGGGATGCATCGTCGGCGAAGACGGCAAGGGTGCGCGCACCGAAGCCGGCGATCTCGGCCGCGGTGCCGTGGGTGAATGGAGACGGCGCCGATTCGCTCGCCGGCACCAGCACCACGGCCGTCGCGCAGTCGGCGGCCACCGCGGTGTGGACCGAGCTGCTGACGCCGCCGTCCATGTAGCGCCGGTCGCCGATCGTCACCGGCGGCCAGGTACCGGGCACCGCGCAGCTGGCAGCCACGGCGTCGACGAGGTCCACCCCGGAGCTCGAGTCGAACACCACCAGTTCCCCGGTTGCGGTGTCGATGGCGGTGATCCGCAGATCTTGGTCCGGCCAATGATGTTCGGGGAGCCGCGCCTCGATCACACGTCTGCGGACCGCCTCACCGACGGTAGGCGTGTCCAGCGCGATGCGTCCGATCCGCTGAAGCTTCTCGGTCAGCTCGCCGGGTTCGGCCATCGCCGTGAGGAACAGGGCGGAGATGGCATCGATGTCCACCCCGGGATCGATCTCCGATGACGGTTCGGCGGTCTGACGTTCGAAGAGCGCTTCCAGCGACAGCGAACTGCTGATCTGCGCGGCGACGGTCGAACCGGCCGAGGTTCCCACCAGCACATCGGAACCCAGCAGACTCCGCGCGGTATCCGGCGACTCGTCGGCGATCCCGCGCAAAATGCCGGTCTCCCAGCCGATGCCGGCGATACCGCCGCCGGCCAGTATCAGGGCCCGTTTGGTGGTCACAGCGTGTGAGTCTGC contains the following coding sequences:
- a CDS encoding patatin-like phospholipase family protein, producing the protein MTTKRALILAGGGIAGIGWETGILRGIADESPDTARSLLGSDVLVGTSAGSTVAAQISSSLSLEALFERQTAEPSSEIDPGVDIDAISALFLTAMAEPGELTEKLQRIGRIALDTPTVGEAVRRRVIEARLPEHHWPDQDLRITAIDTATGELVVFDSSSGVDLVDAVAASCAVPGTWPPVTIGDRRYMDGGVSSSVHTAVAADCATAVVLVPASESAPSPFTHGTAAEIAGFGARTLAVFADDASLSAFGPNPLDPRCRVPSALAGREQGRRVAAAVTEFLA